GCCACGCCGCACCCCCCACCAGGAGCGGACAAAGggccgccggccgggcccgccccccaccccgcggtccccccgccccagcccaccgccgcccgccccgccgcgccgaaCGCTCGGCCCGGGCCTGGTTCCCCAGCCCGCCGCCAAGCCCGTCGAGCGACCACGTTCCCCacccgccccgccgcgctccctACCCGGCTGTAGGGCGCGGGCCGGTTcctgccgccgccccgggccATCACCGGCCTGTTCCGCACggggccgccgcctcccgctcGCCCGGCTCCCAcgccgccccggccgggcccgcccccgCGGGTGGCGCCACCcctgccccggccgccccggccACCGCCCCGGCCAGCCCCTCGCTGGCTCCGGTTGAGCTTAATGATATCGTCCAGGGACATGTCCATCTTGTCGGCCATGATGGCGGCTCCGCTCCGGGGCCTGCACTTCCGGCCGCGCTGTGCCGACGCCGGAAGCGGAAAAGGCGGGGCCAGCGGCAAAGGCGCGGCAGCCGCGCGCGCTTGTGCGCTGGGCCTTGGGGGCGGGGGCGGGATTTCCGGCGGGGCGGTGGCAGCGCGATGCGGGTGCGCGTGCGGACCTGGCACGGCGTGgcctcctggctgtgggtggcCAACGACGAGAACTGCGGGATCTGCCGGATGGCCTTCAACGGCTGCTGCCCCGACTGTGAGtgcggcgccgggcgggcgggcgggcgggcgggcgggcgggcctAGCGGTCCGTCCGCGCCGGGCCTGACGGCCTGTCCATGCCGCAGGCAAGGTGCCCGGCGACGACTGCCCGCTGGTGTGGGGGCAGTGCTCGCACTGCTTCCACATGCACTGCATCCTCAAGTGGCTGAACTCGCAGCAGGtccagcagcactgccccatGTGCCGGCAGGAGTGGAAGTTCAAGGAGTGATGGCCCGTTACACCAGCCGGCGGCGAGGGGGGCTGGCGCCGGTtcccgccgccggccgcgctCCCGGCTGGGCCGCCCTCAATAAACGTGCGACCGCCTCTCCGGTGTCCCGTGTCCCGCTGCGGTCGGGGTCGGTGCTCGCGGCGGGGGGGACGCGGCGGCGGAGGACGGCTCTGCGGGGCGCGGGAGGGTCCATGCCAGGGCGCGCCCCGAGCCTTACCCGGTCCCGGCGGGCAGAGCCCCTTGGCGGCCCGGGCAGCGAGCGGCTCTTTCCCCGCGGGCGCCACCGCCCCGAGAGGGCAGGGCCTCCGCCTGGCGATGGAGGCGGTGGCCCCGGAGCGCTGCGGTCCTGCCAGCCCGGTTTGGTCGGGGCAGGTCCCCGAGCTGCCCAACAGCAGTGGGAGGTCAGGGAGGGCAAAACCCTGGTCCTGCCTGGAGATGCAGTGAAGCAGCCTctacacagcagcagagcagcagcagcagcaagggcttGCCTGGGCCTGCAGGGGCAACCGTCTGTGAGGAGCCTTGGATGAGCAGACACGCAGTGTCGCCTGTGCTCACCACATCGTGGGGATGGGGCTGCCGTTCCTGCCGCAGGCACCCGAGGGGCTCCAtcaaggagggcaggaggctccaGGTTCTGCAGTCACTCCAGCCTGGTGCTCGGCAGGGAGTGCTCCCCAATGGGTGGGTGTCTTGGCTCGTCACAGATAACACATCAGTGTACTGGCATTTCGGTAATGAACACAGGCTCTGGGATTAGCAACTACGCAGCCATGAGACCTCACACTCCACAGCTGATCAGACCCCACTGCAGCCCCTCCAGGCAGCAGGACAGACCCACCACAACTGCTCGCAGACACTGCTTTGGCATACATGAAGCCAGCAGCAGAATTCAGGTCACCTCCACCCTCTGCACGCACCATGGTCACCTGCCTGGTGAACTGCTGAGACACTCACCTTTCCAGTGCCAATTGTGCTGCTGTTTTAGAATCCAGAAAGCATAAAACGCCAAAACACAGTAAAGCTAAGGCCTCCCTCACACTGTCTAGACCAATTTTCTAGAGGATTCAGGAAAAAACCTCCTCCCACAAGGAGAACAAATGGCTTCTAGCCAGAGTGATCCCTATCCCCTGTACCAGAACAAACCCAACATGCCCCAGCGCTCAGACTGGGCTTTCCAAAGCCAACATGCTTGTTCTGTGGGCACAGCAGTGTCTTCCTGGCTCCCACCCACAGCTCcagggaaaagctgctgcttgaagAATCTCCAGCGGGGATTCTGCCCCCCTTCTGCTACCCAGGCTCAAGCCCCAAAGAGACCAACACACAAAACTCTTCAACATTTTATTAGTGATCAGCAACATAAGTTTACAACAGAGAGGACAACAGAACCGGCACGGAAAGACTGTACAACATGGCGCAGGGAGCGGCCCAGGACACCCACCACAGCACCCTGGAATGTAAGAGGCAGAAAGGGGCTCAGCCCAGCACCCATTTCTTCAGGCCCCGCACCTCCCCACAGGGGCATGTGTGCTGCATGTCAGCCCTCATGAGCCACCATGAGACTTCAGCTGACAAGGTCCCTCCCTTGGGTAACCGTCAGGCACAAGctgggctctggcagcagcagcaagcagagctcTGAGCAAGGCCTACATGCAACACCTGGCACTACTGCCTCACAACAGGAACAGCCTTTGGCAAAAGCCCACAGAGTTCCCACTCCTCTTGTGCAGAGGAACGCCTCAACCCACCAGGGAAAGCACAAAATCGagggtccctgtgctgccagGTGCCATACTGCTGCTTGTTACTGGGGCAGCAAACAATTTGCTGGCCGCAGTGACAGCGGAGAGAGGCTTTATCCAGCTAAACCCAAAGTAGCTTTGGGTCTGGTAtctgtgcagaggcagcagctgggagaggcagcACAGCGAACCCCCAAGCACAGGACCCGTCAggacctgcagcagccagcacaccGATGGCCTGGTGTCCCTAACCGAAAACTCACAGGAGGAACTGCAGGTGCCATGTCCTTTCCCTGGGAAGGCCGAGGCCACtcttcccagcctgtccagCCACCCTACACCACTGCCCAAAGGGCCACCCTGGAATGCAGACTGGTCAGGACAGCCAAAGGTGGAGGGCCAGAGGGCCTGGGCAGCTGCTCCGTTTCCCTCCTACTAAAAGCCAGAAATGGCAGAAGGTAAAAGCACATCAACATGTTAAAACATTAGTTAtaattaaaactgctttttttttttcttttgccaacTCTTCTCCTGGGAAAGGGGATGGGCGCTGATTAACTGAGGAAAAACTAGGCAGCAGGATCCCAACTCATTATAGCTGCATAATTAGTGCAGGAGGAGCTAGGACAGAAAAGGGTGGGACAGCACATCCTGCATGCCAGCAGCAGTGTCCCCATTGGGGGTCCCCCCTCAAAGAGCTGTCTGCTTCTCAAAAGGGTGAGGCTGCAGCACTCTGTGACCCATGTGTCCACTCTGCTGGCCTAGTGCTTCTCGTCTTCCAGTCTTTTCATggcctccagcacagccagctcttttgcttccttcttctgGTTCCTAGCTTCAAATTCCAGCCTGCATCAATCACAAAATGCCACATGATTCTCATCCATCCATCTCTAGTAGACTAAAAGCACCTGGAGCATGGGAGCACTGGTTCCTCCTACGCTGCTTTGTCCTATGAGTACTTCAGAAACCTCACCAGTAACCCCTGGACTCCTCTTCAAGAGTCAGTACCCAGAGCTTCCCACGGCTGTTACCGTCACTCTGAAGTTCCAGGCTCCCACACTGGTCAGACACCTGTTTCTCCCCCTGTGGAAGATGCTGCTGTTCTGAGCTTGGTCTGTCCTGGGACAGACCACTTAGTGCCGTAATAGCAAAATCTAGTTTATCGCTGACCTGAGCCAAGGTCACTGCAGGTGAAGGGCTCAGGCCTAAAAGAGCAAAGCTCTGAAAGAAGCAACATGCTTCCTTCCCCAAGAATACATCAAGGAAATGTTATCAATaatagagaaggaagaaaaataaaacgTGCTCCAAAGCGCATTCTGACAGCAGAGTTTAGCTGTTCCTTTTCCTGTAGAGTCCAGTACATCCACATCTAAGTAACCTGCCCAAACTATGGAAGATGAAGGACCAGTTAACTGACTCTGTGCCTTTAGATAACCCCTTCTCTTCCTGTCCTATTAATTAGTCCTCCGCCAAGCTGGATGGAACAGTATGCAACAGAAgtggaagatgaagaagaaagcCAACCTGTTCTTGATGATTCTTTGCACAATCAAATCTGTGGTGAGGTTGCTGCCACTGTCCACCAGCTGGAAGATGCTACGTCTCTTCGGTTCCTGTGAACAAACACAGCAAACTCAGCTGTGAAAAACACGCAGGACCTCTGGGTCTACAGCTCAGTAGTGAAAGCTGAGCAGAAGTCACGGCAGGTCCCTGTGGGCACCTGGCCAGGCACAATACAAAATGATCTCCTAGGAGGCAGAATAAATAATTACTGAAAGCAAAGCTTAATGTATATGGGAGCTGCCCAGGACTGGCATAGAGCAAAGATTACAGGGCTTCTCACTCTGACATAAAAGCATCAGaaacaggcaaaataaaacagtgactAAAAACAGAGCTGTGGTGAATAATTTACAAGCTTTGCTCCAAGTAGCTGCCCTCAGGCAGGGGTGGATGAAAACCAGCATCACCTGCCAAGGACTTGCTTGGGTAGCATCCTCTGCAATACAAATTCTCAGCTCAGGAACACAAAGCCAAGCATGCTGTATCTATGAAATACTGACAAAGAAGCACAGACAACATCAGCTAGTAGCTTACCTCGTATGGATCAGAACCGTCCTTGTCTGGCACCACCTCAGTCATCCCGTGACATACAAGTGTTACCTGGAGAAGGACATAAAGTCACTGACAGGATCCAAAAAGATGACAGGAACTTTCCCTGTGTTGCCCTCACTGCTGCACAGCCTGGAGACGAGCAAAGCCACCTCTCCTGTACCAGGCTTGGCAGGGCATCTGGAACTCCCTGTAATCCAGCTGAGCAGGACCATCTCTCTTCTACATCCCTGTGTTTTCCTGCACCACTTTAGCTCCCTAAGCACATCACACAGCAACACCTTCACGTCCATCTATATGCCAAGACTCTCACCCTGAAGTGATCCAGCAGATCAGCAGTGACAGCGTATGGGGCTCCAATCACCACTTCCGAGACATACTAGAAAAGAAACCAGGTAGAGTCCAGatttaaaaacccccaaacctacAAAAACACAACCCCAAAACAGAGGCCAGCCTGCTTCCCAAACAGACCTGAGCAGGTCAGCTGATTATAGAGTTCAGAACTCAAATAAGGGAACAGGAAAGTGGGTTTAGTAGTCACTGCTTGTCACACAGCATCTTTTTTCTCCACTAAAGTATAAGCTTTCTGGTAGTGCATCTATAAGCAAACCCAAAAGTTAGTTTCTCAGGGCACACATTCCTGGGCCTCCCCACATTTCATTCCCAGGTATTTTCTCCCCTGATGCAGGTAGCAGAGAGTTTTCTACAACATATCTGTCTTTGCACAAATAGAGTAGTGCTCTGCAAGGCATCCTGCCTCTTCAGTGCCAGTGGAACGGAGATGGAAAAGTTCAACAGCTCAGGTCAGCCAGGATGAGAGGAGCCTAGCAATCCTTCCCAAGAGCACGCCAGCACCTCTGGTAGCCAAAACGATCACCCTTGTCTTTGCCTTCTCAGTGCATGCCAAAGAACTCATGCAAAATTGTTGGCTTCAGGTGAACGCCACACAGCTCCGGGCAATTTCTGGAACAGCACAGAGGCACCTACCCGACAGACTCTTACCCTACAGGCCAAGACACTGAGTGTTCTCTCATGGATGTTCATGATGGGATAGTTCTTCCCTTTGTAGCGATTTACTTCCTAAAGCAAAGCACCAGGCACAATCAGAAGAGACACAAAGCAATGCCCTTCTCCCAACATGAAAACCCTGTTTTGACAAGCACAGCTTGCTTGTTTCAGAAAGAACAGGGGCCAAGCTGCTCTGTCTTTGGACCATGTTATATACAGACCTGATCAAAATGCAGCCCAGCAATGATGTAGGGTTTCTCTGCCAGCTGGTGAACCTTCTCCAGGAAATCTACATGCCCAATATCTGTAGACCTATTTAAGGAACTGAAGCTAACactgaaaagagggaaaagaagacaCAGACAGATGCACCGAAAAACGACAGTGGGAGACAGGAATCCCAAGgactttatttttgtgttactCTCTGCCTATggcctttcttccttcttggGCTCCACTTTCTGGAGGTTCAGGGCAAAGCCAGACATCTTTTCAGCTCCACCTTATAGGGACTCAACTTTGCCTCTGTCCAGAATTTCTACTTGTTTCGGGTGTTCTGGCACAAGGACTCAAAGACTGTCGCAGGGACAAAGTGTCTGCTCCAGTTGCCCTGTGCAGTCACTCTTCTACGACAGCCAGTCCTCAAGAGGGACTACAGTGTGATCACTAGAGCATGGAGATGTCCAACTGTCTTCCTGAAACCCTGCAAAGCCACAAATCTCTCTAGAGAGGAGCTATAGCTCCTTTCTCAGTGTCCTGTGACTGAGAAACTGACAGTAAGAACTCCTGTGTCCTCCCTCACATACAGAgagaaatacagggaaaaaaagaaggggggggggggcggggggggaggggagagaggcaAATATCTTAATCTGCTGcctcaaaacacaaaaacatcaAACAACTACTTTCCTGACAAAACAAGAGTCAAGGATACGGAACAGGTCGAAGGCTCCAGCCACGTAGATGATCGTGTCCCCTGGCTGTGGTTCCTTCCCTGATGCAAACTGGATTATCTTCTGAGATGTCTGTAGGAACTGTGAGACACC
This genomic interval from Falco peregrinus isolate bFalPer1 chromosome 2, bFalPer1.pri, whole genome shotgun sequence contains the following:
- the ANAPC11 gene encoding anaphase-promoting complex subunit 11 isoform X2; the protein is MRVRVRTWHGVASWLWVANDENCGICRMAFNGCCPDSGPAALPHVPAGVEVQGVMARYTSRRRGGLAPVPAAGRAPGWAALNKRATASPVSRVPLRSGSVLAAGGTRRRRTALRGAGGSMPGRAPSLTRSRRAEPLGGPGSERLFPRGRHRPERAGPPPGDGGGGPGALRSCQPGLVGAGPRAAQQQWEVREGKTLVLPGDAVKQPLHSSRAAAAARACLGLQGQPSVRSLG
- the ANAPC11 gene encoding anaphase-promoting complex subunit 11 isoform X3, with protein sequence MRVRVRTWHGVASWLWVANDENCGICRMAFNGCCPDCKVPGDDCPLVWGQCSHCFHMHCILKWLNSQQVQQHCPMCRQEWKFKE
- the ANAPC11 gene encoding anaphase-promoting complex subunit 11 isoform X1, with translation MRVRVRTWHGVASWLWVANDENCGICRMAFNGCCPDCPAALPHVPAGVEVQGVMARYTSRRRGGLAPVPAAGRAPGWAALNKRATASPVSRVPLRSGSVLAAGGTRRRRTALRGAGGSMPGRAPSLTRSRRAEPLGGPGSERLFPRGRHRPERAGPPPGDGGGGPGALRSCQPGLVGAGPRAAQQQWEVREGKTLVLPGDAVKQPLHSSRAAAAARACLGLQGQPSVRSLG
- the LOC101911186 gene encoding ethanolamine-phosphate cytidylyltransferase isoform X6, which produces MLRNGAAGGGGPAAGGAAVPRPVRVWCDGCYDMVHYGHSNQLRQARAMGDYLIVGVHTDEEIAKHKGPPVFTQEERYKMVQAIKWVDEIAPGAPYVTTLETLDKYNCDFCVHGDDITLTIDGKDTYEEVKTAGRYRECKRTQGVSTTDLVGRMLLMTKAHHSNIDEDLDYRKHTDNFGKGPKGHSPWTGVSQFLQTSQKIIQFASGKEPQPGDTIIYVAGAFDLFHIGHVDFLEKVHQLAEKPYIIAGLHFDQEVNRYKGKNYPIMNIHERTLSVLACRYVSEVVIGAPYAVTADLLDHFRVTLVCHGMTEVVPDKDGSDPYEEPKRRSIFQLVDSGSNLTTDLIVQRIIKNRLEFEARNQKKEAKELAVLEAMKRLEDEKH
- the LOC101911186 gene encoding ethanolamine-phosphate cytidylyltransferase isoform X7, which encodes MLRNGAAGGGGPAAGGAAVPRPVRVWCDGCYDMVHYGHSNQLRQARAMGDYLIVGVHTDDDITLTIDGKDTYEEVKTAGRYRECKRTQGVSTTDLVGRMLLMTKAHHSNIDEDLDYRKHTDNFGKGPKGHSPWTGVSQFLQTSQKIIQFASGKEPQPGDTIIYVAGAFDLFHIGHVDFLEKVHQLAEKPYIIAGLHFDQEVNRYKGKNYPIMNIHERTLSVLACRYVSEVVIGAPYAVTADLLDHFRVTLVCHGMTEVVPDKDGSDPYEEPKRRSIFQLVDSGSNLTTDLIVQRIIKNRLEFEARNQKKEAKELAVLEAMKRLEDEKH